A single window of Coleofasciculus sp. FACHB-1120 DNA harbors:
- the ndhI gene encoding NAD(P)H-quinone oxidoreductase subunit I translates to MLKFLKQVGDYAKETVQAARYIGQGLSVTFDHMRRRPITVQYPYEKLIPSERFRGRIHFEFDKCISCEVCVRVCPINLPVVDWEFDKASKKKLLKHYSIDFGVCIFCGNCVEYCPTNCLSMTEEYELSTYDRHELNFDNVALGRLPYKVTQDPMVTPLRELVYLPKGVMDPHDLPEGSRRPGQLPDEILEQTEK, encoded by the coding sequence ATGCTTAAGTTCCTTAAACAAGTTGGCGATTACGCCAAAGAAACCGTTCAAGCGGCTCGATATATTGGTCAAGGGTTGTCTGTAACCTTCGACCATATGCGGCGGCGTCCGATTACAGTGCAGTACCCCTACGAAAAACTCATTCCTTCCGAGCGTTTCCGGGGTCGAATTCACTTTGAATTTGATAAGTGCATTTCTTGCGAAGTCTGCGTGCGGGTTTGTCCCATCAACCTGCCAGTAGTGGATTGGGAGTTTGACAAAGCAAGCAAAAAGAAACTCCTCAAGCACTACAGCATCGACTTCGGAGTTTGTATCTTTTGCGGCAACTGCGTGGAATACTGCCCAACCAATTGCCTGTCAATGACCGAAGAGTACGAGCTTAGCACCTACGACCGTCACGAATTGAATTTTGACAACGTGGCACTGGGTCGCTTGCCGTACAAGGTCACGCAAGACCCAATGGTGACGCCGCTGCGCGAACTTGTCTACCTGCCAAAGGGAGTCATGGACCCGCACGACCTGCCAGAAGGTTCCCGTCGCCCCGGTCAGCTTCCAGATGAAATTCTGGAACAAACGGAAAAATAA
- the nuoH gene encoding NADH-quinone oxidoreductase subunit NuoH has translation MNPGIDLQGTFIQSLRDLGIPAGAAKAVWMPLPMFLMIIGATVGVLVVVWLERKISAAAQQRIGPEFAGPLGVLQPVADGLKLVFKEDIVPAKTDRLLFTLGPIIVVIPVFLSFLIVPFGQNLIISNVGMGVFLWIALSSIQPIGLLMSGYSSNNKYSLLGGLRAAAQSISYEIPLALSVLAIAMMSNSLSTIDIVEHQSGYGILSWNVWRQPVGFLIFWIAALAECERLPFDLPEAEEELVAGYQTEYAGMKFGLFYIGSYVNLVLSALLVAILYLGGWEFPIPLSMLGSWLGVNETSPWLQVIDASLGITMTLLKAYFLVFIAVLLRWTVPRVRIDQLLDLGWKFLLPVSLVNLLLTAALKLAFPVAFGG, from the coding sequence ATGAACCCAGGTATTGACCTACAAGGAACTTTTATCCAATCCCTCAGGGATCTGGGCATCCCAGCAGGTGCCGCCAAAGCCGTTTGGATGCCGCTGCCGATGTTTCTGATGATTATTGGTGCTACCGTAGGGGTGCTAGTGGTCGTCTGGCTGGAGCGGAAGATTTCTGCGGCAGCTCAGCAGCGAATTGGGCCAGAATTCGCCGGACCACTGGGTGTTTTGCAGCCGGTCGCCGATGGTCTAAAGCTGGTTTTCAAAGAAGATATTGTCCCAGCCAAGACCGACCGCTTGCTATTCACGCTAGGCCCAATCATCGTCGTCATCCCAGTGTTTTTGTCCTTCCTGATCGTGCCGTTTGGGCAAAACCTGATAATCTCTAACGTCGGAATGGGCGTCTTTTTGTGGATTGCCCTCTCCAGCATTCAGCCGATTGGCTTGCTGATGTCCGGCTATTCTTCAAACAACAAGTATTCCCTACTAGGGGGTTTAAGGGCGGCAGCGCAGTCGATTAGTTACGAAATTCCCCTAGCGCTTTCGGTACTTGCGATCGCAATGATGTCCAACAGTCTTAGCACTATCGACATCGTAGAACATCAATCTGGCTATGGCATCCTCAGCTGGAACGTCTGGCGGCAACCCGTAGGTTTCCTCATCTTTTGGATTGCCGCTTTGGCAGAATGCGAACGACTTCCCTTTGACCTGCCAGAAGCAGAAGAAGAACTGGTTGCCGGTTATCAGACCGAATACGCCGGAATGAAATTCGGTCTATTTTATATCGGCTCTTACGTCAACCTTGTCCTCTCCGCCCTGCTAGTTGCAATCTTGTATCTAGGCGGATGGGAATTTCCCATTCCCCTCTCAATGTTAGGCAGCTGGCTAGGAGTTAATGAAACCAGTCCCTGGTTGCAGGTGATTGATGCATCACTGGGGATCACCATGACCCTCCTAAAAGCCTACTTCCTCGTTTTCATAGCGGTTCTGCTGCGTTGGACTGTACCACGGGTTCGCATTGACCAACTGCTCGATTTAGGGTGGAAGTTTCTGCTCCCAGTGTCTTTAGTCAACCTGCTACTGACCGCAGCACTAAAATTAGCATTTCCCGTTGCTTTTGGCGGGTAA
- a CDS encoding Rpn family recombination-promoting nuclease/putative transposase, which produces MDYDNICKYLAEEYPSEFVSWLLSDEATDIQVLKTELSAEPIRADSLTLLQTGNRILHIEFQTLPASDPPLPFRMLDYWVRLYRQYRCPIVQVVIFLKSTTSEAVFIEQFAATNTRHRYRVIRLWEQEPAPLLANPALLPFATLAKSNTPNDLLEQVVAQIDMIEEPEQRGNLAACVEVLAGLRFSENLIRQFLREEVMQESVTYQSIIQKGRREGKKEEALSLIVRQLARRLGAVDQQMQVRIQQLPIAQLEELGEALLDFTAPTDLAVWLEEHQS; this is translated from the coding sequence TTGGATTACGACAACATTTGCAAATACCTTGCAGAAGAATACCCATCTGAGTTTGTAAGCTGGCTACTCTCAGATGAAGCTACCGACATTCAGGTACTCAAAACTGAACTGAGCGCCGAACCGATTCGCGCCGATTCTCTCACTCTGCTGCAAACTGGCAATCGGATCTTGCACATAGAATTTCAAACCCTGCCAGCATCCGATCCCCCGCTGCCATTTAGAATGCTGGATTACTGGGTGCGACTGTATCGCCAGTATCGCTGTCCAATTGTGCAAGTCGTGATTTTTTTAAAGTCCACCACCTCAGAAGCCGTCTTTATTGAGCAGTTCGCTGCAACAAACACCAGGCATCGATACCGAGTCATCCGTCTTTGGGAGCAAGAACCAGCGCCACTACTGGCAAACCCTGCACTATTGCCATTCGCAACTTTAGCTAAAAGCAATACCCCCAATGACTTATTGGAGCAAGTCGTAGCCCAGATCGATATGATCGAAGAACCAGAGCAGCGGGGGAATCTTGCGGCTTGTGTCGAGGTGCTGGCTGGTTTGCGATTTAGCGAGAATTTAATTCGCCAATTCTTGAGAGAGGAAGTTATGCAAGAATCCGTAACCTATCAAAGCATCATCCAAAAAGGACGACGAGAAGGAAAGAAAGAAGAGGCACTATCGCTGATCGTGCGTCAGCTGGCGCGGCGTCTGGGTGCCGTTGACCAACAGATGCAAGTGCGGATTCAGCAGTTACCCATTGCTCAATTAGAGGAATTGGGTGAGGCGCTATTGGATTTCACGGCACCAACGGATTTAGCCGTCTGGTTAGAGGAGCATCAGTCATAA
- a CDS encoding citrate synthase — translation MTVCEYKPGLEGIPAAQSSISYVDGKQGILEYRGIRIEDLAEKSTFLETSYLLIWGTLPTKEELEAFESEIRYHRRIKYRIRDMMKCFPETGHPMDALQASAAALGLFYSRRALDNPAYIREAVVRLLAKIPTMVAAFQLMRKGNDPVRPRDDLDYSANFLYMLNEREPDPLAARIFDVCLTLHAEHTMNASTFSARVTASTLTDPYAVVASAVGTLAGPLHGGANEEVITMLEEIGSVANVSAWLEDALQRKAKIMGFGHRVYKVKDPRATILQNLAEQLFEKFGHDKYYDIAVELERALEEKLGEKGIYPNVDFYSGLVYRKMGIPTDLFTPVFAIARVAGWLAHWKEQLGENRIYRPTQIYKGSREADYLPIEQR, via the coding sequence ATGACTGTCTGCGAGTATAAACCAGGTCTAGAAGGCATTCCCGCTGCCCAATCCAGTATCAGCTATGTCGATGGAAAACAGGGAATACTGGAATATCGCGGCATTCGCATCGAAGACCTCGCAGAAAAGAGTACCTTCCTAGAAACGTCGTATTTATTAATTTGGGGTACGCTCCCCACGAAGGAAGAACTTGAGGCCTTTGAAAGTGAAATTCGCTATCATCGGCGGATCAAATATCGCATCCGGGACATGATGAAGTGTTTTCCGGAAACCGGGCATCCAATGGATGCGCTGCAAGCTTCTGCCGCTGCTTTGGGTTTGTTTTACTCTCGTCGCGCTTTAGATAACCCTGCTTATATTCGGGAAGCAGTGGTGCGTCTCTTAGCAAAAATTCCCACAATGGTGGCGGCGTTCCAATTGATGCGGAAAGGCAACGACCCTGTGCGCCCTCGCGATGACTTGGACTATTCAGCTAACTTCTTGTATATGCTGAACGAGCGAGAACCCGACCCCCTGGCGGCGCGGATTTTCGATGTCTGCTTGACGCTTCATGCAGAACATACGATGAACGCTTCCACCTTCTCGGCACGGGTGACGGCTTCAACCCTGACCGACCCCTACGCAGTCGTTGCCTCAGCGGTGGGAACTTTAGCAGGGCCATTGCATGGAGGGGCGAATGAAGAAGTCATCACCATGTTAGAAGAAATTGGCTCAGTGGCAAATGTTAGTGCGTGGCTAGAGGATGCCTTACAGCGCAAAGCGAAAATTATGGGCTTTGGTCATCGCGTCTATAAAGTGAAAGACCCGCGAGCGACAATTCTCCAAAACTTGGCAGAACAACTGTTTGAGAAATTTGGTCACGATAAGTATTACGACATCGCTGTGGAGTTGGAAAGGGCACTTGAGGAAAAATTAGGCGAAAAAGGAATTTACCCAAACGTGGATTTCTATTCGGGTTTGGTTTACCGAAAGATGGGCATTCCTACAGATTTGTTTACACCCGTATTTGCGATCGCTCGTGTTGCTGGTTGGCTAGCTCACTGGAAGGAACAGTTAGGAGAAAACCGCATCTATCGTCCGACCCAAATTTATAAGGGTTCCCGCGAAGCTGACTACCTTCCGATAGAACAACGATAG
- the sixA gene encoding phosphohistidine phosphatase SixA, with protein MKLYLIRHGIAAELSEDAKDEARSLTQEGRKKTVKVAKRLDEIGVRFDLILTSPLVRARQTAKILVAAGLCSHLEESIDLAPGGGIQAWLRWLEQWRRSGGSELALVGHQPNLGNWAEILVWGDTQEALILKKAGMIGLSLPETQSPVGHSQMFLLSSPKWLL; from the coding sequence ATGAAACTTTATTTGATCCGCCACGGAATCGCCGCCGAGCTATCTGAGGATGCCAAAGATGAAGCGCGATCACTGACCCAAGAGGGACGCAAGAAAACCGTTAAAGTAGCAAAACGACTGGATGAAATCGGTGTGCGCTTCGACCTGATCCTCACCAGTCCTTTGGTGAGGGCACGCCAAACCGCCAAAATTCTCGTCGCAGCCGGTTTGTGTTCCCACCTAGAAGAATCAATCGACCTGGCTCCTGGGGGTGGCATCCAAGCTTGGCTGAGATGGTTAGAGCAATGGCGGCGATCGGGCGGATCTGAATTAGCCCTGGTAGGTCATCAACCTAACTTGGGAAATTGGGCAGAAATTTTGGTGTGGGGCGATACCCAAGAAGCCCTAATTCTGAAAAAAGCAGGCATGATTGGATTAAGCCTTCCAGAAACTCAGTCTCCCGTGGGTCATAGCCAGATGTTTTTGCTTTCCTCACCCAAGTGGCTGTTGTAA
- a CDS encoding bifunctional oligoribonuclease/PAP phosphatase NrnA, whose amino-acid sequence MPSNLLKPLNGSPIAAESKPLETKPDSESVVEIQQKQEAPTHLGNGSSNYSARSLSEPPLERIVESLRRTLERHRGDRHLVILQDFPDPDALSGAWAYQLIAKQYNIQSDIVYAGTLSHQENIALVKLTGLPAKRLSVQCLKEKEKDFSVYQGCVLIDNQGTTCQLLPWVQKAGIPITVVIDHHSIQTELNAEFTDIRPSTRATATILTQYLQAGLLKLDSGISEHVKCATALMHGLRSDTNRLMQAQEEDFLAAGYLSRFYDAQLLNAVLQAYRSKRVMDVIERSLTNRTVQNNFSIAGVGYLRYEDRDAIPQAADFLVTEENVHTAVVYGIVHDEDEELEVVIGSLRTSKLTLDPDEFIKEAFGQDSQGRFFGGGRLSAGGFEIPMGFLGGFNENSEYAKMKWEVYDTQIKQKLLRLVNPKDNLLHGE is encoded by the coding sequence ATGCCATCTAATTTGCTCAAGCCTCTTAATGGTTCTCCAATCGCCGCCGAGTCAAAGCCTTTAGAGACCAAGCCAGATTCGGAATCTGTGGTTGAAATTCAACAAAAACAGGAAGCTCCCACACACCTAGGGAATGGATCTAGTAATTATTCAGCAAGATCGTTGAGCGAACCACCACTAGAAAGAATAGTGGAATCGCTACGACGGACTTTGGAGCGTCACCGGGGCGATCGCCATCTGGTAATTCTGCAAGATTTCCCTGACCCGGATGCTCTTTCGGGTGCGTGGGCATATCAACTGATTGCCAAACAGTACAATATCCAATCCGATATTGTGTACGCAGGCACCCTGAGCCACCAAGAGAATATTGCCTTGGTTAAACTCACAGGTTTACCCGCAAAACGCTTAAGCGTCCAGTGCCTGAAGGAAAAAGAGAAGGACTTTTCTGTGTATCAGGGCTGCGTTCTGATTGATAACCAAGGCACCACCTGTCAATTACTGCCTTGGGTACAAAAGGCAGGAATCCCGATTACGGTTGTGATTGACCATCACAGTATACAGACGGAACTGAATGCTGAATTTACGGATATTCGCCCTTCTACACGAGCCACGGCGACAATTTTAACCCAGTACCTCCAAGCAGGGTTGCTAAAGCTGGATAGCGGTATTAGCGAACACGTAAAGTGTGCCACAGCATTGATGCATGGTCTGAGGTCAGATACCAACCGGCTGATGCAAGCTCAGGAAGAGGATTTTCTGGCTGCGGGGTATCTTAGCCGTTTTTATGACGCCCAACTGTTGAATGCAGTCTTGCAGGCGTATCGCTCAAAACGGGTGATGGATGTAATCGAGCGATCGCTAACCAACCGTACTGTGCAAAATAACTTCTCCATCGCCGGTGTCGGTTATCTTCGCTACGAAGACAGGGATGCCATCCCTCAAGCAGCAGATTTTCTCGTAACAGAAGAAAACGTCCACACTGCTGTTGTCTATGGAATCGTCCACGACGAAGACGAAGAACTGGAAGTTGTAATTGGCTCCCTGAGAACCAGCAAGCTGACTCTCGACCCTGACGAGTTTATCAAAGAAGCCTTTGGGCAAGACAGTCAAGGACGCTTTTTCGGCGGCGGACGACTCTCAGCAGGCGGCTTTGAAATTCCGATGGGATTCTTGGGCGGCTTCAATGAAAATTCCGAGTACGCCAAGATGAAATGGGAAGTTTATGACACCCAAATCAAGCAAAAGCTGCTTCGATTGGTTAATCCAAAAGACAATCTGCTTCATGGAGAGTAG
- a CDS encoding HNH endonuclease has product MGKVLVLNASYEPLNITSWRRAAVLLIKGKAERVEHNGKYVYSDFPLPTVIRLRYYVRVPYKEIPLTRRNILHRDSHSCQYCAYTGDDLTLDHVIPRSRGGGDTWENIVTACVRCNVNKGSRTPKEANMMLRQPPRKPYSSLHFEVAKHLKSGTHLEWKKYVIGV; this is encoded by the coding sequence ATGGGCAAGGTTCTGGTGTTAAACGCCTCTTATGAACCGCTCAACATTACCAGCTGGCGGCGGGCGGCTGTCTTGTTGATCAAAGGGAAAGCAGAGCGGGTTGAACACAACGGCAAATATGTCTACTCAGATTTTCCACTTCCGACGGTAATTCGGCTACGCTACTATGTCCGGGTTCCTTACAAGGAAATTCCCCTGACTCGCCGAAATATCCTGCACCGCGATAGTCATTCTTGTCAATATTGCGCTTATACAGGGGACGATTTAACGCTCGATCATGTAATTCCCCGCTCTCGTGGCGGCGGCGATACCTGGGAAAACATTGTCACCGCTTGCGTGCGCTGCAATGTTAACAAAGGTAGCCGCACCCCTAAAGAAGCTAACATGATGTTGCGGCAACCGCCCCGTAAGCCCTACAGTAGTCTGCACTTTGAAGTTGCGAAACACCTCAAAAGTGGTACGCATCTGGAGTGGAAAAAATATGTGATTGGCGTTTAA
- a CDS encoding sodium:solute symporter family protein produces MSVEVWTILLVSLSFIGYLYIGWQSRVKESAGFFVAGRGVPPIANGAATAADWMSAASFISMAGLISFLGYDGSIYLMGWTGGYVLLALLLAPYLRKFGKYTVPDFVGDRYYSNVARLVAVVAAIFVSMTYVAGQMRGVGIVFSRFLQVDVSTGVIIGMVIVGFFSVLGGMKGITWTQVAQYGVLIIAYLIPAIALAMLLTGNPIPQLAFPFSDIVPKLNQIQVDLGFQEYTKPFVNKSMLDVLFTTIALMVGTAGLPHVIVRFYTVPDVRAARYSAGWALLFIAILYTSAPALATFARYNLIDSLHNKTIQEIHQLDWVNKWENTKLLTFEDKNGDGRIQLTPDKATSEIGIDPDIIVLSTPEVAKLAPWVIGLVATGGLAAALSTASGLLLVISSAVAHDIYYRIINPGASESLRVMVGRIMVGFAIAIAGYFGINPPGFVAQVVAFAFGLAAASFFPVIILGIFDKRTNREGAIAGMLTGLIFTISYIAGVKFYGMPPWFFGVSAEGIGTLGMAINFVVTWVVSRLTPPPPLEIQEMVEELRTPGGEPIVSSSH; encoded by the coding sequence ATGTCAGTTGAAGTCTGGACTATTTTATTGGTTAGTCTTTCTTTCATTGGGTACCTCTACATCGGTTGGCAGTCGCGCGTTAAAGAAAGCGCAGGCTTTTTCGTGGCTGGGCGTGGAGTTCCACCCATCGCCAACGGTGCAGCAACAGCAGCAGATTGGATGTCAGCGGCGTCGTTTATCTCAATGGCAGGGCTGATTTCCTTCTTGGGTTACGACGGCTCGATCTATCTGATGGGTTGGACGGGTGGCTATGTTCTGCTAGCGTTGTTGCTGGCTCCCTATTTGCGGAAGTTCGGTAAATATACGGTGCCGGACTTTGTCGGCGATCGCTATTACTCTAATGTCGCCCGTTTAGTGGCAGTCGTGGCGGCGATTTTTGTTTCCATGACCTACGTCGCGGGACAGATGCGGGGTGTGGGAATTGTGTTCAGCCGCTTCCTGCAAGTAGATGTAAGCACTGGCGTGATTATTGGAATGGTGATTGTCGGCTTTTTCTCCGTTTTGGGGGGAATGAAGGGGATTACCTGGACTCAGGTGGCACAGTACGGCGTATTGATTATTGCCTACTTGATTCCCGCGATCGCGCTCGCCATGCTGCTCACCGGCAACCCGATCCCCCAACTGGCGTTCCCTTTTAGCGATATCGTCCCTAAATTAAACCAAATCCAGGTTGACCTCGGTTTTCAGGAATACACCAAACCGTTTGTCAACAAGTCGATGCTGGATGTTTTGTTTACTACCATTGCTTTGATGGTGGGAACGGCGGGACTGCCTCATGTCATCGTGCGCTTTTACACAGTTCCCGATGTCCGGGCGGCACGTTACTCAGCGGGTTGGGCGCTGCTATTCATCGCCATACTCTACACGAGCGCTCCTGCACTTGCAACGTTTGCCCGTTATAACCTGATCGACAGTTTGCACAACAAGACGATTCAGGAAATTCATCAACTCGACTGGGTGAACAAGTGGGAAAATACCAAGCTGCTTACCTTTGAAGATAAGAACGGGGATGGGCGGATTCAGCTAACGCCCGATAAAGCCACCAGCGAGATCGGCATCGATCCGGATATTATCGTTCTCTCAACACCGGAGGTGGCAAAACTTGCTCCTTGGGTGATCGGCTTGGTGGCGACGGGAGGATTAGCGGCGGCGCTATCTACGGCATCCGGCTTGCTTTTGGTAATCTCCAGTGCGGTTGCTCACGATATCTACTACCGCATCATTAATCCCGGTGCGTCAGAATCGCTACGGGTAATGGTGGGTCGAATTATGGTCGGGTTTGCGATCGCAATTGCCGGATACTTCGGCATCAATCCTCCTGGTTTTGTGGCGCAGGTAGTAGCTTTTGCTTTTGGTTTAGCGGCGGCAAGTTTTTTCCCGGTGATCATTTTAGGCATCTTCGACAAGCGGACAAATCGAGAAGGCGCGATCGCGGGAATGTTAACTGGGCTTATCTTTACCATTTCATACATTGCGGGTGTCAAATTTTATGGGATGCCACCCTGGTTTTTCGGCGTTTCTGCTGAGGGAATTGGCACCTTGGGCATGGCGATCAACTTTGTTGTCACCTGGGTTGTCTCGCGTCTAACTCCGCCACCGCCCCTAGAGATACAGGAGATGGTTGAAGAGTTACGCACGCCAGGTGGGGAACCAATCGTTTCATCAAGCCATTAA
- a CDS encoding DUF4212 domain-containing protein — MHQDKRQAYWRANTALIRNLLIVWALVSLVFSILLVEPLNAVRFGSVPLGFWMAQQGSIFVFVALIFIYAVQMDKLDRKYDIDE, encoded by the coding sequence ATGCATCAAGATAAACGTCAGGCTTACTGGCGAGCCAATACTGCTTTAATTCGGAATCTTTTGATTGTGTGGGCGCTAGTATCTCTCGTCTTTAGCATTCTGTTAGTTGAGCCATTGAATGCGGTGCGTTTTGGTAGCGTTCCCCTCGGCTTCTGGATGGCACAGCAGGGTTCTATTTTTGTCTTTGTAGCGCTGATTTTCATCTATGCCGTGCAGATGGATAAGCTCGATCGCAAATACGATATCGATGAGTGA
- a CDS encoding PAS domain-containing sensor histidine kinase yields MNNPKHPNEPTEPLAKAESELNTFFNLSLDLLCICGQDKYFQKLNPAWERVLGWTLEELMSRPWIEFVHLEDMDATLTASTQSAENAIVHFENRYLCQDGSYRWLSWRTLPHQNGCFYAVAKDITEHKTVELELQQLTAQVKQQSTNLDQILSASPDRIYLIDRAGKYADTSLAGAQALGFQRSDMVGKTGQELGLQPENMGSIEAHHQTVFSTGQPMTGEACLPTTEGFKHYEYIITPIQNPDASVDAILSTVRDITSQKWAAAALKEANEELEKRVEERTAELQQVNEQLRDEISQSLRHAVLGQRAEAARRESEERFRRVFDDAPIGITLVRKPDCQFFMVNRAFCEILGYTESELIALNLFEINHPEDLETETPYLKQVIQGDIDSYQLEKRYIKKNQEICWVKLTATVIRNEIGEVLYELGMVEDITERKRADAEIRNAMEKERELCELRSRFVTTVSHEFRTPLSIIILSARLLERFPHQATEEKKREYFARIQAAAKNMTHLLDDVLFIGKAEAKKLAFNPAPLDLEKFCRGLVEDIQVTISKQHAIAFACQGQTTHFCMDEKLLRQIFTNLLSNAIKYSPKGGNIRFDLVCEQGTALFLIRDQGIGIPPEARTRLFESFHRADNVGTIQGTGLGLSIVKNCVDLHGGKIAVNSEIGVGTTFAVTLYSSNCGSKVEAINSLVQAS; encoded by the coding sequence GTGAACAATCCCAAGCATCCAAACGAACCAACTGAGCCGCTGGCTAAAGCAGAGTCCGAACTCAATACATTTTTTAACCTGTCCCTCGATCTCTTATGCATTTGCGGGCAAGATAAGTACTTCCAGAAACTCAACCCCGCCTGGGAGAGAGTTTTAGGCTGGACGCTGGAAGAATTGATGTCGCGCCCTTGGATAGAGTTTGTTCATCTAGAGGATATGGATGCAACGCTAACAGCATCCACACAATCTGCTGAGAATGCGATCGTCCATTTTGAAAATCGCTATCTCTGCCAGGATGGTAGCTATCGATGGCTGTCTTGGAGAACGTTACCGCATCAAAATGGATGCTTCTATGCAGTTGCCAAAGATATCACCGAGCATAAAACCGTTGAGTTAGAACTACAACAACTCACCGCCCAAGTTAAGCAACAATCCACAAACCTCGACCAAATTCTCTCAGCTTCTCCAGATCGGATTTATCTGATCGATAGAGCGGGAAAATATGCCGATACTAGCCTTGCAGGTGCCCAAGCACTGGGGTTCCAGCGTAGCGATATGGTAGGGAAGACAGGGCAAGAACTCGGCTTGCAACCGGAAAATATGGGGTCAATTGAAGCGCACCATCAGACAGTATTTTCTACCGGGCAACCGATGACTGGCGAAGCTTGCCTTCCCACCACCGAGGGTTTCAAGCACTACGAGTACATTATCACCCCGATCCAAAATCCAGATGCCAGTGTGGATGCAATCCTTAGCACTGTCAGAGATATTACGAGTCAAAAGTGGGCAGCCGCCGCCCTAAAAGAAGCCAACGAAGAACTAGAAAAGAGAGTAGAAGAGCGTACAGCAGAATTACAACAGGTAAACGAACAACTTCGGGATGAAATTAGCCAAAGCCTGCGACACGCAGTGCTAGGCCAGCGTGCAGAAGCAGCACGGCGCGAGAGCGAAGAAAGATTCCGCCGAGTTTTTGATGATGCTCCTATCGGTATCACCTTAGTCAGAAAACCTGACTGTCAGTTTTTCATGGTAAATCGAGCCTTTTGTGAAATTTTGGGTTACACGGAGTCAGAGCTGATTGCCCTTAATCTTTTTGAAATTAACCATCCCGAAGATTTGGAAACGGAAACGCCTTATCTCAAGCAAGTCATTCAGGGAGACATAGACAGCTATCAGCTTGAGAAGCGTTATATCAAGAAAAACCAAGAAATTTGCTGGGTGAAGTTAACAGCAACGGTAATCCGGAATGAAATTGGAGAAGTCCTCTATGAATTAGGCATGGTTGAGGATATCACCGAGCGGAAACGAGCTGATGCCGAAATTCGGAATGCGATGGAAAAAGAACGGGAACTCTGCGAACTGCGTTCTCGCTTTGTTACCACCGTATCCCACGAATTTCGCACCCCGTTGAGCATCATCATTTTGTCTGCCAGATTGCTAGAACGTTTCCCACATCAAGCAACTGAAGAGAAAAAACGCGAGTATTTTGCTCGCATTCAAGCAGCTGCCAAAAATATGACCCATCTATTAGATGATGTGTTGTTTATTGGTAAAGCAGAAGCCAAGAAGCTCGCATTTAATCCAGCACCTTTAGATTTAGAAAAATTCTGCCGCGGCCTCGTGGAAGATATCCAAGTGACAATTAGCAAGCAACACGCGATCGCTTTCGCTTGTCAAGGTCAGACTACCCATTTTTGCATGGATGAAAAGTTGCTTCGGCAAATTTTTACGAATTTACTTTCAAATGCCATTAAGTATTCCCCGAAAGGCGGCAATATTCGATTCGACTTAGTTTGCGAACAAGGAACAGCACTTTTCCTCATCCGAGATCAAGGAATCGGTATTCCTCCCGAAGCCAGAACACGATTATTTGAATCTTTTCATCGAGCTGATAATGTGGGGACAATTCAGGGTACTGGATTAGGACTTTCTATCGTTAAAAATTGTGTGGACTTACACGGTGGAAAAATTGCAGTAAACAGTGAAATTGGAGTGGGAACGACCTTTGCAGTTACGCTTTATTCAAGTAATTGTGGGTCTAAAGTAGAGGCTATTAATTCTCTGGTTCAAGCTTCATAA
- a CDS encoding DUF2358 domain-containing protein: MRVEYQLQVEQVVETLKNDLPMLFERDISYDIYTQDIYFEDPVNKFKCKFNYRIIFWTLRFHAQLFFTEIFFDLHDVAQTDEDTIRANWTVRGVLRLPWKPRLFFNGYSTYKLNKDGLIYNHIDTWDRKPSEILRQFLKKGGNI; this comes from the coding sequence ATGCGGGTGGAATATCAATTACAAGTAGAACAAGTGGTGGAAACGCTTAAAAATGATCTACCCATGCTTTTTGAAAGAGATATTTCCTACGACATTTATACGCAGGATATCTACTTTGAAGATCCAGTGAATAAATTTAAATGCAAATTCAACTATCGGATTATCTTTTGGACGTTGCGATTTCACGCGCAGCTATTTTTTACAGAGATATTTTTCGATCTTCATGATGTGGCGCAGACAGATGAAGATACGATTAGGGCGAATTGGACTGTGCGCGGTGTTTTGCGCCTTCCCTGGAAACCTCGCCTATTTTTTAATGGTTACTCTACTTATAAACTTAATAAAGACGGTTTAATTTACAATCACATCGATACATGGGATCGGAAACCCAGCGAGATTTTGAGGCAGTTCCTAAAAAAGGGAGGAAATATCTAA